One Cucumis sativus cultivar 9930 chromosome 1, Cucumber_9930_V3, whole genome shotgun sequence DNA segment encodes these proteins:
- the LOC101214023 gene encoding G-type lectin S-receptor-like serine/threonine-protein kinase At1g11410 produces MNPLPPKRAVFLISLFLLIFVGSYFSDGLQINSNHSTIPIIKDGDHSVSSNKNFVLGFFSLNNSTTTRYVGIWYNQIPQQTIVWVANRNQPLNDTSGTFALDSHGNVIVFSPTQTISLWSTNTTIQSKDDVLFELQNTGNLALIERKTQKVIWQSFDYPSHVLLPYMKLGLNRRTGFSWFLTSWKAQDDPGTGSFSVRINLTGYPQLILYNGSFPRWRGGPWTGKRWSGVPEMTRAFAINTSYVDNSEEIFITNGLMDDTFLMRMTLDESGLVHRTIWNQQEKTSTEVWSAPDEFCDSYNRCGLNSNCDPYNVEQFQCTCLPGFEPWSNQSWFFRNPLGGCIRKRLNTTCRSGEGFVKVVYVKVPDTSTALVDESMSLKSCEQACLSNCNCTAYTSANEMTGTGCMMWHGDLVDTRTYVNTGQDLYVRVDAIELAEYAKRKSKRYPTKKVIAIVVGSFVALVLLVTLLIYLWGTTRKMNDTEKERLRCLNLNLRESPNSEFDESRTGSDFPVFDLLTIAEATDHFSINNKLGEGGFGAVYKGKFKNGEEIAVKRLAKNSRQGVGEFKNEVALIAKLQHRNLVRVLGYCVYKNEEKMLVYEYLPNKSLDYFIFDATKRVLLNWKRRFEIIRGIARGILYLHQDSRLKIIHRDLKASNILLDADLNPKIADFGMARIFGQDQIQANTNRIVGTYGYMSPEYAMEGLFSVKSDVYSFGVLVLELITGKRNNYDFTYLNLVGHVWELWKLDNAMEIVDSSLEESSCGYEIMRCLQIGLLCVQEDPTDRPTMSTVTFMLENEVEVPSPKKPAFILKKRYNSGDSSTNTEGTNSVNGLTISIVSAR; encoded by the exons ATGAATCCTCTTCCTCCTAAAAGGGCCGTCTTCcttatttcattgtttttgcTCATTTTTGTTGGCAGCTATTTTAGCGATGGGCTTCAGATCAATTCCAATCATTCTACAATTCCAATAATCAAAGATGGCGATCACTCGGTATCTAGCAACAAGAATTTCGTTCTTGGATTCTTCAGTCTCAACAATTCCACCACTACCCGGTATGTCGGAATTTGGTACAATCAAATTCCTCAACAAACCATCGTTTGGGTCGCCAATAGAAACCAACCCCTTAACGATACCTCAGGAACCTTCGCCCTCGACAGCCATGGAAACGTCATCGTTTTCAGTCCCACACAAACCATATCTCTTTGGTCTACTAACACTACCATCCAATCAAAAGACGATGTGTTGTTTGAGCTTCAGAATACCGGAAATCTCGCCTTGATTGAACGAAAGACCCAAAAGGTTATATGGCAAAGCTTTGATTATCCATCTCATGTCCTTCTTCCCTACATGAAATTGGGGCTGAACCGGCGGACCGGTTTCAGTTGGTTCCTAACTTCATGGAAGGCGCAAGACGATCCAGGAACTGGGAGCTTCAGTGTTCGGATCAACCTAACCGGGTATCCACAACTAATTTTGTACAATGGGAGTTTTCCACGGTGGCGTGGAGGACCATGGACAGGGAAAAGATGGAGTGGAGTACCTGAAATGACAAGAGCATTTGCAATCAACACATCATATGTGGACAACAGTGAAGAAATTTTCATAACCAACGGTCTAATGGACGACACGTTTTTAATGAGAATGACTCTAGATGAATCCGGTCTGGTGCATCGAACCATATGGAACCAACAAGAGAAAACATCGACCGAAGTATGGTCAGCTCCCGATGAATTCTGTGACAGCTACAATAGGTGCGGTTTGAACAGTAATTGTGACCCATACAATGTAGAGCAGTTCCAATGCACGTGTCTACCTGGGTTTGAACCATGGTCCAACCAAAGTTGGTTCTTCAGAAACCCATTGGGTGGGTGCATCAGGAAGAGATTAAACACCACATGTCGAAGTGGAGAGGGTTTTGTGAAGGTGGTATATGTGAAGGTTCCAGATACATCGACGGCACTTGTGGATGAGAGTATGAGTTTAAAATCGTGCGAACAAGCGTGTTTAAGTAATTGCAACTGTACTGCTTACACAAGTGCAAATGAGATGACGGGGACTGGGTGCATGATGTGGCATGGAGATTTGGTTGACACGCGGACCTATGTCAATACAGGTCAAGATCTATATGTACGAGTTGATGCTATTGAATTAG CTGAATATGCAAAACGAAAATCAAAACGCTATCCAACAAAAAAGGTGATAGCAATTGTTGTTGGGTCTTTTGTTGCATTGGTGCTACTTGTGACCTTGCTAATCTATCTATGGGGAACAACTAGAAAAA TGAATGACACAGAAAAGGAGAGATTGAGGTGTTTAAATCTTAACCTTAGGGAATCTCCAAATTCAGAATTTGATGAAAGTAGGACAGGTTCAGATTTTCCTGTATTTGACTTGCTGACAATAGCAGAGGCAACCGaccatttttcaattaataacaAGCTGGGAGAAGGTGGCTTTGGCGCAGTTTATAAG GGTAAGTTTAAAAATGGAGAGGAAATTGCAGTTAAAAGGTTGGCTAAGAATTCAAGGCAAGGAGTTGGGGAGTTCAAGAATGAAGTCGCTCTAATCGCGAAGCTCCAACATAGAAATCTTGTCAGAGTTTTAGGCTACTGCGTTTATAAGAATGAAGAGAAGATGCTTGTGTATGAATACTTGCCAAATAAAAGCTTGGACTATTTCATCTTTG ATGCAACCAAGAGGGTATTGCTCAATTGGAAAAGACGGTTTGAAATCATACGTGGTATTGCACGAGGGATCTTATATCTTCATCAAGATTCTAGATTAAAAATCATTCATCGGGATTTGAAGGCAAGCAATATACTACTAGATGCTGATTTGAATCCCAAAATTGCAGATTTTGGAATGGCAAGAATATTTGGTCAAGATCAAATTCAAGCAAACACGAATCGTATAGTGGGAACATA TGGTTATATGTCACCAGAGTACGCAATGGAAGGCTTGTTTTCAGTGAAATCTGATGTATATAGCTTCGGCGTTTTGGTGCTAGAGCTGATTACAGGAAAAAGGAACAACTATGATTTCACCTACTTAAACTTGGTTGGACAT GTATGGGAGCTTTGGAAATTGGACAATGCAATGGAAATAGTGGACTCAAGTTTGGAAGAATCAAGTTGTGGATATGAAATCATGAGATGCCTCCAAATTGGGTTATTATGTGTGCAGGAGGATCCAACTGACCGTCCGACCATGTCAACTGTAACTTTCATGTTGGAGAATGAAGTGGAAGTTCCTTCTCCAAAGAAACCTGCTTTTATCTTAAAGAAAAGGTATAACAGTGGAGATTCATCCACCAATACTGAAGGAACCAACTCTGTAAATGGTCTGACAATTTCCATTGTAAGTGCTcgttaa
- the LOC116402676 gene encoding G-type lectin S-receptor-like serine/threonine-protein kinase At1g11410: MNPLLPQRPVFLISLFFVIFVGTTHFSFGLQINSNSTIQIIKDGDLLVSTNKRFALGFFNFNNSTTRRYVGIWYNQIPQLTLVWVANRNHPLNDTSGTLALDLHGNVIVFTPTQTISLWSTNTTIRSNDDVSIQLSNTGNLALIQPQTQKVIWQSFDYPSNVFLPYMKLGVNRRTGLSWFLTSWKALDDPGTGSFTSRIDPTGYPQLILYEGKVPRWRAGPWTGRRWSGVPEMTRSFIINTSYVDNSEEVSLTNGVTVDTVLMRMTLDESGLVHRSTWNQHEKKWNEFWSAPIEWCDTYNRCGLNSNCDPYDAEQFQCKCLPGFKPRSEENWFYRDASGGCIRKRSNATCRAGEGFVKVARVKVPDTSIAHVDKNMSLEACEQACLNNCNCTAYTSANEMTGTGCMMWLGDLIDTRTYASAGQDLYVRVDAIELAQYAQKSKTHPTKKVIAIVVVSFVALVVLVTSLFYLWDVVRKNKERSRTLSFNFIGELPNSKEFDESRTSSDLPVFDLLTIAKATDHFSFTNKLGEGGFGAVYKGKLTNGEEIAVKRLAKNSGQGVGEFKNEVNLIAKLQHRNLVKILGYCVKNEEKMIVYEYLPNKSLDTYIFDETKSGFLDWKKRFEIICGIARGILYLHEDSRLKIIHRDLKASNILLDANLNPKIADFGMARIFGQDQIQANTNRIVGTYGYMSPEYAMEGLFSVKSDVYSFGVLVLEMITGKKNTNYDSSHLNLVGHVWELWKLDSVMELVDSSLEESSCGYKIIIRCLQIGLLCVQEDPTDRPTMSTVIFMLGSEVSLPSPKKPAFILKRKYNSGDPSTSTEGANSVNDLTISIIHAR, from the exons ATgaatcctcttcttcctcaacGGCCCGTCTTcctcatttctttgtttttcgtAATTTTTGTTGGCACCACCCATTTTAGCTTTGGGCTTCAGATCAATTCCAATTCCACAATTCAAATCATTAAAGATGGAGATCTCTTGGTATCCACCAACAAAAGATTCGCACTTGGGttcttcaatttcaacaaTTCCACCACTCGACGATATGTCGGAATTTGGTATAATCAAATTCCCCAATTAACCCTCGTTTGGGTTGCCAACAGAAACCACCCCCTTAACGACACTTCAGGAACCTTAGCCCTCGACCTTCATGGAAACGTCATTGTTTTCACCCCGACGCAAACCATATCTCTTTGGTCCACCAACACTACCATCCGATCGAACGACGACGTGTCGATTCAGCTTTCCAATACAGGAAATCTCGCCCTGATTCAACCACAAACCCAGAAGGTTATATGGCAGAGCTTTGATTATCCATCTAATGTCTTTCTTCCCTACATGAAACTAGGAGTGAACCGTCGGACCGGGTTGAGCTGGTTTCTAACTTCATGGAAGGCGCTCGATGATCCAGGAACCGGGAGCTTTACTAGCCGGATTGACCCCACTGGGTACCCCCAGCTGATTTTATACGAGGGGAAGGTTCCACGGTGGCGAGCAGGGCCATGGACAGGAAGAAGATGGTCCGGAGTACCTGAAATGACAAGGTCGTTTATAATCAACACATCCTATGTCGACAACAGTGAAGAAGTTTCCCTAACAAACGGTGTAACAGTGGACACAGTTTTAATGAGAATGACTCTAGACGAATCCGGTTTGGTTCATCGGTCCACATGGAACCAACATGAGAAAAAGTGGAACGAATTTTGGTCAGCTCCAATTGAATGGTGTGATACCTACAACCGGTGCGGTTTGAACAGTAATTGCGACCCATACGACGCGGAGCAGTTCCAGTGCAAGTGCCTACCTGGATTCAAACCACGATCGGAAGAGAATTGGTTCTATAGAGATGCGTCTGGTGGGTGCATCAGGAAGAGGTCGAACGCAACGTGTCGAGCTGGAGAAGGTTTTGTGAAGGTGGCACGTGTGAAGGTTCCAGATACATCGATAGCACATGTGGATAAGAATATGAGCTTAGAAGCGTGCGAACAGGCGtgtttaaataattgtaaCTGTACCGCTTACACGAGTGCAAATGAGATGACGGGGACAGGGTGCATGATGTGGCTTGGTGATTTGATCGACACGCGGACCTATGCCAGCGCCGGTCAAGATCTATATGTAAGAGTTGATGCTATTGAATTAG CTCAGTATgcacaaaaatcaaaaacccATCCAACAAAAAAGGTAATAGCCATTGTTGTGGTGTCTTTTGTTGCATTGGTGGTACTCGTGACCTCGCTATTTTATTTATGGGACGTGGTTAGAAAAA ACAAGGAGAGATCGAGGActttatcttttaactttattgGAGAACTTCCAAATTCAAAGGAATTTGATGAAAGTAGAACAAGTTCAGATTTGCCTGTATTTGACTTGTTGACCATAGCAAAGGCAACTgaccatttttcatttactaACAAGCTTGGCGAAGGTGGCTTTGGTGCAGTTTATAAG GGAAAGCTTACAAATGGAGAGGAAATAGCAGTTAAGAGGTTGGCTAAGAATTCAGGGCAAGGAGTTGGAGAGTTCAAGAATGAAGTTAATTTAATTGCAAAGCTTCAACATAGAAACCTTGTCAAAATCTTAGGTTACTGCGTTAAgaatgaagagaaaatgattGTGTACGAATACTTGCCAAACAAGAGCTTGGACACTTACATCTTTG ATGAAACCAAGAGTGGTTTTCTTGATTGGAAAAAAcgttttgaaattatatgCGGCATCGCACGAGGGATCTTATATCTTCATGAAGATTCGAGATTGAAAATTATTCATCGAGATTTGAAGGCAAGTAATATACTACTGGATGCTAATTTGAATCCCAAAATAGCAGATTTCGGTATGGCAAGAATATTTGGCCAAGATCAAATTCAAGCAAACACAAATCGTATTGTTGGAACGTA TGGATATATGTCACCGGAATATGCAATGGAAGGCCTATTTTCAGTGAAATCAGATGTGTATAGCTTTGGAGTTTTGGTACTAGAGATGATTACGGGCAAAAAGAATACCAACTACGATTCCTCCCACTTAAACTTGGTTGGACAT GTTTGGGAGCTCTGGAAACTGGACAGTGTAATGGAACTAGTGGACTCCAGTTTGGAAGAATCAAGCTGTGGatacaaaatcataataagaTGCCTCCAAATTGGATTATTATGTGTTCAAGAGGATCCGACAGATCGTCCAACCATGTCAACTGTCATCTTCATGTTGGGGAGTGAAGTGAGTCTTCCTTCTCCAAAGAAACCTGCTTTTATCttaaagagaaaatacaaCAGTGGAGATCCATCTACCAGTACAGAAGGAGCCAACTCTGTAAATGATCTAACAATTTCTATAATCCATGCTCGTTga
- the LOC105435150 gene encoding protein DETOXIFICATION 40 isoform X1, which translates to MGSDVLQPLLSNKNACNDELENLLSNTHLPLLHRYTQATWIEMKLLFYLATPAIFVYMMNYLMTMFTQIFSGHLGNLELAASSLGNNGIQIFAYGLMLGMGSAVETLCGQAYGAEKHEMLGIYLQKSAILLTLTGFVLTIVYISCKPILIILGESNKIASAAEVFVYGLIPQIFAYAINFPIQKFLQAQSIVFPSAFISAGTLVVHVVLSWVVAYKMGLGLMGVALVLSLSWWILVVLQFVYIVKSKRCKETWRGFSAKAFSGLPEFFKLSVSSAVMLCLETWYFQILVLLAGLLEHPQLALDSLSICTTISEWALMISVGFNAAASVRVGNELGSKHPKSAAFSVVVVTVVAFTISVFCSVIVLALRNVISYAFTEGLVVAAAVSDLCPLLALTILLNGIQPVLSGVAVGCGWQAFVAYVNIGCYYIVGVPLGVLLGFYYKFGAKGIWLGMMGGTCIQTIILIWVTFGTDWNKEVEESMKRLNKWDDKQEITLKD; encoded by the exons ATGGGATCGGATGTTCTTCAACCATTATTGTCAAACAAGAATGCATGTAACGACGAACTGGAGAACTTGTTATCCAATACTCACCTTCCTCTTCTCCACCGTTACACTCAAGCTACTTGGATCGAAATGAAACTCCTGTTCTACTTAGCCACTCCGGCGATTTTCGTTTACATGATGAATTACCTCATGACCATGTTCACCCAAATCTTTTCCGGCCACCTCGGCAACCTCGAACTCGCTGCTTCCTCTCTTGGCAACAAtggaattcaaatttttgccTACGGTCTCatg TTGGGGATGGGAAGTGCCGTGGAAACTCTATGTGGGCAAGCATATGGAGCAGAGAAACACGAAATGCTTGGGATTTATCTACAAAAATCAGCCATATTATTGACTCTAACAGGATTTGTATTAACAATTGTTTACATATCTTGCAAACCCATATTGATAATTTTGGGAGAATCAAACAAAATCGCTTCGGCAGCAGAAGTATTCGTGTACGGATTGATTCCTCAAATCTTCGCTTACGCAATAAACTTCCCAATACAGAAGTTTCTTCAGGCACAGAGCATAGTGTTTCCGAGTGCTTTCATATCGGCAGGGACGTTGGTGGTTCATGTGGTGCTGAGTTGGGTGGTTGCATACAAAATGGGGTTGGGGCTGATGGGAGTGGCGTTGGTATTGAGCCTGTCATGGTGGATATTAGTGGTACTGCAATTTGTGTACATAGTAAAGAGTAAAAGATGTAAAGAAACATGGAGAGGGTTCAGTGCGAAGGCGTTTTCGGGGTTGCCGGAATTCTTTAAGTTGTCGGTGTCATCGGCGGTGATGCTGTGTTTGGAGACTTGGTATTTCCAGATTTTGGTGTTGCTTGCTGGATTACTTGAACATCCTCAACTTGCTCTTGACTCCCTTTCTATCTG CACAACCATATCTGAATGGGCTTTGATGATTTCAGTCGGCTTCAATGCTGCCGCAAG TGTGAGAGTAGGCAATGAACTTGGAAGCAAGCATCCAAAATCAGCAGCATTTTCTGTGGTGGTGGTGACTGTCGTTGCATTCACCATCTCTGTATTTTGTAGTGTAATTGTACTTGCACTTCGCAATGTCATCAGCTACGCATTTACGGAAGGCCTTGTTGTGGCAGCTGCAGTCTCCGATCTTTGCCCACTTCTTGCTCTCACCATTCTCCTCAACGGAATTCAACCTGTCTTATCTG GTGTTGCTGTTGGGTGTGGTTGGCAAGCATTCGTGGCCTATGTAAATATTGGTTGCTATTATATTGTTGGAGTTCCCTTGGGGGTTCTTCTTGGTTTCTATTACAAATTCGGTGCCAAG GGTATTTGGTTGGGGATGATGGGTGGAACTTGCATTCAGACAATCATTCTGATATGGGTCACATTTGGAACCGATTGGAATAAAGAG GTTGAAGAATCAATGAAGAGATTAAACAAGTGGGATGACAAACAGGAAATTACTTTGAAGGATTGA
- the LOC105435150 gene encoding protein DETOXIFICATION 40 isoform X2: MGSDVLQPLLSNKNACNDELENLLSNTHLPLLHRYTQATWIEMKLLFYLATPAIFVYMMNYLMTMFTQIFSGHLGNLELAASSLGNNGIQIFAYGLMLGMGSAVETLCGQAYGAEKHEMLGIYLQKSAILLTLTGFVLTIVYISCKPILIILGESNKIASAAEVFVYGLIPQIFAYAINFPIQKFLQAQSIVFPSAFISAGTLVVHVVLSWVVAYKMGLGLMGVALVLSLSWWILVVLQFVYIVKSKRCKETWRGFSAKAFSGLPEFFKLSVSSAVMLCLETWYFQILVLLAGLLEHPQLALDSLSICTTISEWALMISVGFNAAASVRVGNELGSKHPKSAAFSVVVVTVVAFTISVFCSVIVLALRNVISYAFTEGLVVAAAVSDLCPLLALTILLNGIQPVLSGVAVGCGWQAFVAYVNIGCYYIVGVPLGVLLGFYYKFGAKGIWLGMMGGTCIQTIILIWVTFGTDWNKEVV, from the exons ATGGGATCGGATGTTCTTCAACCATTATTGTCAAACAAGAATGCATGTAACGACGAACTGGAGAACTTGTTATCCAATACTCACCTTCCTCTTCTCCACCGTTACACTCAAGCTACTTGGATCGAAATGAAACTCCTGTTCTACTTAGCCACTCCGGCGATTTTCGTTTACATGATGAATTACCTCATGACCATGTTCACCCAAATCTTTTCCGGCCACCTCGGCAACCTCGAACTCGCTGCTTCCTCTCTTGGCAACAAtggaattcaaatttttgccTACGGTCTCatg TTGGGGATGGGAAGTGCCGTGGAAACTCTATGTGGGCAAGCATATGGAGCAGAGAAACACGAAATGCTTGGGATTTATCTACAAAAATCAGCCATATTATTGACTCTAACAGGATTTGTATTAACAATTGTTTACATATCTTGCAAACCCATATTGATAATTTTGGGAGAATCAAACAAAATCGCTTCGGCAGCAGAAGTATTCGTGTACGGATTGATTCCTCAAATCTTCGCTTACGCAATAAACTTCCCAATACAGAAGTTTCTTCAGGCACAGAGCATAGTGTTTCCGAGTGCTTTCATATCGGCAGGGACGTTGGTGGTTCATGTGGTGCTGAGTTGGGTGGTTGCATACAAAATGGGGTTGGGGCTGATGGGAGTGGCGTTGGTATTGAGCCTGTCATGGTGGATATTAGTGGTACTGCAATTTGTGTACATAGTAAAGAGTAAAAGATGTAAAGAAACATGGAGAGGGTTCAGTGCGAAGGCGTTTTCGGGGTTGCCGGAATTCTTTAAGTTGTCGGTGTCATCGGCGGTGATGCTGTGTTTGGAGACTTGGTATTTCCAGATTTTGGTGTTGCTTGCTGGATTACTTGAACATCCTCAACTTGCTCTTGACTCCCTTTCTATCTG CACAACCATATCTGAATGGGCTTTGATGATTTCAGTCGGCTTCAATGCTGCCGCAAG TGTGAGAGTAGGCAATGAACTTGGAAGCAAGCATCCAAAATCAGCAGCATTTTCTGTGGTGGTGGTGACTGTCGTTGCATTCACCATCTCTGTATTTTGTAGTGTAATTGTACTTGCACTTCGCAATGTCATCAGCTACGCATTTACGGAAGGCCTTGTTGTGGCAGCTGCAGTCTCCGATCTTTGCCCACTTCTTGCTCTCACCATTCTCCTCAACGGAATTCAACCTGTCTTATCTG GTGTTGCTGTTGGGTGTGGTTGGCAAGCATTCGTGGCCTATGTAAATATTGGTTGCTATTATATTGTTGGAGTTCCCTTGGGGGTTCTTCTTGGTTTCTATTACAAATTCGGTGCCAAG GGTATTTGGTTGGGGATGATGGGTGGAACTTGCATTCAGACAATCATTCTGATATGGGTCACATTTGGAACCGATTGGAATAAAGAG GTTGTTTAG
- the LOC105434439 gene encoding G-type lectin S-receptor-like serine/threonine-protein kinase At4g27290, whose product MGERICRCSKVSAFLTFLTTIALFSRKLSAIDTIKEGELLSGSTEILVSSQQNFVLGIFNPQGSKFQYLGIWYKNNPQTIVWVANRDNPLVNSSAKLTVNVEGSIRLLNETGGVLWSSPSLGSRKLLIVQLLNTGNLVVTESGSQNYLWQSFDYPSDTLLTGMKLGWDLKSGLNRKLTSWKSSNDPSSGGFTYSVETDGLPQFVIREGPIILFRGGPWYGNRFSGSGPLRDTAIYSPKFDYNATAALFSYDAADNLFVRLTLNAAGYVQQFYWVDDGKYWNPLYTMPGDRCDVYGLCGDFGVCTFSLTAECDCMVGFEPKSPNDWERFRWTDGCVRKDNRTCRNGEGFKRISSVKLPDSSGYLVNVNTSIDDCEASCLNNCSCLAYGIMELPTGGYGCVTWFHKLVDVKFVLENGQDLYIRVAASELDTTKKKLLVAICVSLASFLGLLAFVICFILGRRRRVRDNMVSPDNSEGHIQSQENEVEPIFDFTTIEIATNGFSFSNKIGEGGFGPVYKGKLSCGQEIAVKRLAEGSGQGQSEFKNEVLLISQLQHRNLVKLLGFCIHQEETLLVYEYMQNKSLDYFLFDNQRRCLLNWQKRLDIIIGIARGLLYLHRDSRLRIIHRDLKVSNILLDNEMTPKISDFGMARMFGEGQTVTQTKRVVGTYGYMSPEYALDGCFSLKSDVFSFGVILLEIVSGKKNRGFFHTDHQLNLLGHAWKLWDEQNALELMDASLEDEFQPSEALQCIQVGLLCVQQNPDERPTMWSVLSMLEGENVLLSHPKQPGFYMERMFSKHDKLSAETSTSNEVTVTSIRGR is encoded by the exons ATGGGAGAACGGATTTGCAGGTGCAGTAAGGTTTCAgcttttttaacttttttgacAACCATAGCTCTgttttcaagaaaattatCAGCAATCGATACAATAAAAGAAGGGGAATTGTTAAGCGGCAGCACCGAGATATTAGTTTCATCTCAACAGAACTTTGTATTGGGAATCTTCAATCCCCAAGGCTCCAAATTTCAGTACTTAGGAATATGGTACAAGAACAACCCACAGACAATCGTATGGGTAGCAAACAGAGACAACCCACTTGTAAACTCCTCTGCCAAATTAACAGTCAACGTAGAAGGAAGTATCAGGCTTCTCAACGAAACAGGTGGAGTTTTATGGTCTTCCCCGTCTCTAGGATCCAGGAAACTACTCATCGTTCAGCTGCTAAACACTGGTAATCTGGTCGTAACCGAATCTGGGTCACAGAATTATTTGTGGCAGAGTTTTGATTATCCATCTGATACTCTGTTAACGGGAATGAAACTGGGTTGGGACTTGAAATCCGGTCTAAACCGGAAGTTAACGTCTTGGAAAAGCTCAAACGATCCGTCGTCTGGGGGTTTCACCTACAGCGTTGAAACAGATGGGCTTCCCCAATTTGTAATTCGCGAAGGACCTATCATACTTTTTCGAGGTGGCCCTTGGTACGGCAATAGGTTTAGTGGAAGTGGTCCACTCAGAGATACCGCTATTTATTCCCCGAAGTTCGATTATAATGCTACCGCAGCTTTATTTTCATACGATGCTGCGGATAATCTCTTTGTGAGACTTACACTGAACGCGGCTGGGTATGTTCAACAGTTTTATTGGGTCGATGATGGAAAATATTGGAACCCTTTGTATACAATGCCGGGAGATCGATGCGATGTTTATGGACTGTGTGGGGATTTTGGTGTTTGTACGTTTTCACTCACAGCAGAATGTGATTGTATGGTTGGGTTTGAACCCAAGTCACCTAATGATTGGGAAAGGTTTAGATGGACTGATGGGTGCGTTAGAAAGGACAATCGAACCTGTAGAAATGGAGAGGGGTTTAAAAGAATCAGTAGTGTGAAATTGCCAGATTCCTCAGGGTATTTGGTGAATGTTAATACAAGCATTGATGATTGTGAGGCGTCGTGTTTAAACAACTGCTCTTGCTTGGCTTATGGAATAATGGAGCTTCCAACAGGCGGCTATGGCTGTGTTACTTGGTTTCATAAACTGGTGGATGTTAAATTCGTTCTTGAAAATGGACAGGATCTCTATATAAGAGTGGCAGCTTCAGAACTAG ACACGACCAAGAAGAAGCTTTTGGTTGCAATTTGTGTGTCTTTGGCTTCATTTCTAGGCTTGTTGGCTTTTGTCATTTGCTTTATCCTTGGGCGTCGAAGGAGAGTTAGAG ATAATATGGTCTCTCCTGATAACTCTGAAGGTCATATTCAATCTCAAGAAAACGAAGTGGAGCCAATCTTTGATTTTACCACAATCGAGATAGCAACGAATGGTTTCTCTTTTTCGAATAAGATAGGGGAAGGTGGTTTTGGTCCTGTATACAAG GGAAAGCTTTCTTGTGGACAAGAGATTGCAGTAAAGAGACTTGCAGAGGGCTCTGGCCAAGGCCAAAGTGAGTTCAAAAATGAGGTTTTGTTGATTTCACAACTTCAGCATCGAAATCTTGTAAAGCTTCTTGGTTTCTGCATTCACCAAGAAGAAACATTGCTGGTCTATGAGTATATGCAAAATAAAAGTCTAGACTACTTCCTCTTCG ATAATCAGAGGCGATGTTTACTCAATTGGCAAAAGAGATTGGATATCATTATTGGGATAGCTCGAGGACTTCTTTATCTTCATAGAGATTCAAGGCTTAGAATAATACACAGAGATCTCAAAGTAAGTAATATATTACTTGACAATGAAATGACTCCAAAAATTTCAGACTTTGGTATGGCACGCATGTTTGGGGAAGGTCAAACTGTGACACAAACCAAAAGAGTTGTTGGGACCTA TGGTTATATGTCTCCAGAATATGCACTCGACGGATGTTTTTCATTGAAGTCAGATGTATTTAGCTTTGGAGTAATTCTATTGGAAATAGTTAGTGGTAAAAAGAACAGAGGCTTCTTCCATACAGATCATCAACTAAATCTTCTTGGACAT GCTTGGAAGCTTTGGGATGAACAAAATGCTCTGGAGTTAATGGATGCATCATTGGAGGATGAATTCCAACCTTCTGAAGCCTTGCAATGCATTCAAGTAGGGCTTTTGTGTGTTCAACAGAATCCTGATGAAAGACCGACTATGTGGTCAGTACTTTCGATGTTGGAGGGTGAGAACGTGCTCCTATCTCATCCTAAACAACCTGGATTTTACATGGAAAGAATGTTCTCTAAGCACGATAAATTATCGGCCGAAACCTCAACTTCGAACGAAGTGACAGTTACATCGATCCGTGGTCGTTAG